In the genome of Pseudomonadota bacterium, the window CTCCAGGCCAGCGTGGTGGCCGAAGAGGTTCGCAGCGGCGCCGAGTTCAGCATCATAATGTTCAACCTGTTCACGGGCTTCATGGGGCTCGGACTCCTGGTCGGCATCGCGGCTTTAGGTGTCATCGCCGCCCGCTCGGTGGTCGAAAGGAGGCAGCAGATCGGGATGATGCGCGCCCTCGGGTTCCAGAGGGGCCAAGTGCGGCTCGCGTTCCTCATGGAATCGTCGTTCGTAGCCCTGCTCGGCATAGCGACCGGGATAGCGCTGGGGTTCGGGCTCTCGGGCAACATCCTCGAGCAGATGGCGGGCGACATGCCGGGGGTCACCTACCAGGTTCCGTGGACCATGATCGGGCTCGTCGCGGCCATCGCCTACGCAGCCTCTCTCCTGACCACGTTCCTGCCCGCCCGCCAGGCGTCGAAGGTCTACCCGGCGGAGGCGCTGCGCTACGAATAGTCGTTTTTGGCGCAGCCCCGCGTGCCGCGCGGGGCTGCGCCAAATCAAACCAAACCAAACTTGGAGGAAACTCATGAAAGCGATTGTGTACACAAAATACGGACCGCCGGATGTCCTGAACCTAGAAGAGG includes:
- a CDS encoding FtsX-like permease family protein; the encoded protein is LQASVVAEEVRSGAEFSIIMFNLFTGFMGLGLLVGIAALGVIAARSVVERRQQIGMMRALGFQRGQVRLAFLMESSFVALLGIATGIALGFGLSGNILEQMAGDMPGVTYQVPWTMIGLVAAIAYAASLLTTFLPARQASKVYPAEALRYE